In Cicer arietinum cultivar CDC Frontier isolate Library 1 chromosome 7, Cicar.CDCFrontier_v2.0, whole genome shotgun sequence, a single window of DNA contains:
- the LOC101509223 gene encoding uncharacterized protein isoform X1, with protein MRGSISEGRWLAVTITLTTLSAITISAFIVKRKFNALKSKIHDLESSLKSSSHNCASERQGRIRAQQLLRKELIQPKSQNLNFTYYPMIPIGTIRSCFSTRNGTPRQPLLVPLARACLVFNTTRVPPASLEGLAEYSHCWIIYVFHLNTNLEKVWKDPSKSGFKAKVKVPRLKGGKVGVFGTRSPHRPCPIGLTVAKVEAVQGNMILLSGVDLVDGTPVLDVKPYIPYCDSIQEAAVPNWLMEDNLLSVASVSFSEDFTSSLENCWIMAEKKSLYASPGEFQSLVMQVLSWDIRSLSQRNRPHDALPQKEKDQLLGDTSDVEEHLDETAFVHERDEQNSLHSMEVVYHLILEGLDVSYTIDHDGNVIVKKVSTSAVLDNKLNSHNYLTWKDELR; from the exons ATGAGAGGTAGCATTTCAGAAGGAAGATGGTTGGCAGTGACCATTACATTAACAACACTCTCTGCCATTACCATCTCTG CCTTCATAGTCAAGCGTAAATTCAACGCTCTCAAATCCAAGATTCACGATTTGGAATCATCTCTCAAATCTTCCTCCCACAATTGCGCCTCCGAGAGGCAAGGCCGAATTAGGGCTCAACAG TTGTTGAGAAAAGAGCTCATTCAACCTAAATCTCAAAACCTAAACTTCACTTATTATCCTATGATTCCCATTGGAACCATCCGCTCATGCTTCTCCACCAG GAATGGGACACCAAGGCAACCATTACTTGTACCACTTGCTAGAGCATGTTTGGTTTTCAATACAACTCGTGTTCCTCCAGCATCTCTTGAGGGTCTAGCAGAATATTCTCATTGTTGGAttatatatgtatttcattTAAATACGAATCTTGAAAAGGTGTGGAAGGATCCCTCTAAATCAGGGTTCAAAGCAAAG GTGAAGGTCCCTAGACTTAAAGGTGGAAAAGTGGGAGTGTTTGGCACAAGATCCCCACATCGTCCGTGCCCCATTGGACTCACAGTTGCAAAG GTAGAGGCTGTCCAGGGAAATATGATTTTGCTTTCTGGTGTGGATCTGGTTGATGGAACT CCAGTGCTTGATGTCAAGCCATATATTCCATATTGTGACAGCATCCAAGAAGCTGCGGTGCCAAATTGGCTTATG GAGGACAACTTACTTTCAGTAGCTTCTGTTAGCTTTTCGGAGGACTTCACTTCATCACTTGAAAATTGTTGGATAATGGCG GAGAAGAAGTCGCTCTATGCATCCCCAGGCGAATTCCAAAGCTTAGTAATGCAGGTTCTATCGTGGGATATTCGGTCATTGAGTCAGCGAAATAGGCCCCATGACGCTCTCCCGCAGAAAGAAAAGGATCAACTATTGGGTGATACTTCTGATGTAGAGGAGCACCTAGATGAAACAGCTTTTGTCCATGAAAGAGATGAGCAGAATTCTCTACATTCTATGGAAGTAGTTTATCACCTAATTTTGGAGGGACTCGATGTCTCGTATACAATTGATCATGATGGTAATGTCATTGTAAAAAAGGTATCAACCTCTGCTGTCTTGGACAATAAGCTTAATTCTCACAATTACTTGACATGGAAAGACGAGCTGCGCTGA
- the LOC101509223 gene encoding uncharacterized protein isoform X2 has protein sequence MRGSISEGRWLAVTITLTTLSAITISAFIVKRKFNALKSKIHDLESSLKSSSHNCASERQGRIRAQQLLRKELIQPKSQNLNFTYYPMIPIGTIRSCFSTRNGTPRQPLLVPLARACLVFNTTRVPPASLEGLAEYSHCWIIYVFHLNTNLEKVWKDPSKSGFKAKVPRLKGGKVGVFGTRSPHRPCPIGLTVAKVEAVQGNMILLSGVDLVDGTPVLDVKPYIPYCDSIQEAAVPNWLMEDNLLSVASVSFSEDFTSSLENCWIMAEKKSLYASPGEFQSLVMQVLSWDIRSLSQRNRPHDALPQKEKDQLLGDTSDVEEHLDETAFVHERDEQNSLHSMEVVYHLILEGLDVSYTIDHDGNVIVKKVSTSAVLDNKLNSHNYLTWKDELR, from the exons ATGAGAGGTAGCATTTCAGAAGGAAGATGGTTGGCAGTGACCATTACATTAACAACACTCTCTGCCATTACCATCTCTG CCTTCATAGTCAAGCGTAAATTCAACGCTCTCAAATCCAAGATTCACGATTTGGAATCATCTCTCAAATCTTCCTCCCACAATTGCGCCTCCGAGAGGCAAGGCCGAATTAGGGCTCAACAG TTGTTGAGAAAAGAGCTCATTCAACCTAAATCTCAAAACCTAAACTTCACTTATTATCCTATGATTCCCATTGGAACCATCCGCTCATGCTTCTCCACCAG GAATGGGACACCAAGGCAACCATTACTTGTACCACTTGCTAGAGCATGTTTGGTTTTCAATACAACTCGTGTTCCTCCAGCATCTCTTGAGGGTCTAGCAGAATATTCTCATTGTTGGAttatatatgtatttcattTAAATACGAATCTTGAAAAGGTGTGGAAGGATCCCTCTAAATCAGGGTTCAAAGCAAAG GTCCCTAGACTTAAAGGTGGAAAAGTGGGAGTGTTTGGCACAAGATCCCCACATCGTCCGTGCCCCATTGGACTCACAGTTGCAAAG GTAGAGGCTGTCCAGGGAAATATGATTTTGCTTTCTGGTGTGGATCTGGTTGATGGAACT CCAGTGCTTGATGTCAAGCCATATATTCCATATTGTGACAGCATCCAAGAAGCTGCGGTGCCAAATTGGCTTATG GAGGACAACTTACTTTCAGTAGCTTCTGTTAGCTTTTCGGAGGACTTCACTTCATCACTTGAAAATTGTTGGATAATGGCG GAGAAGAAGTCGCTCTATGCATCCCCAGGCGAATTCCAAAGCTTAGTAATGCAGGTTCTATCGTGGGATATTCGGTCATTGAGTCAGCGAAATAGGCCCCATGACGCTCTCCCGCAGAAAGAAAAGGATCAACTATTGGGTGATACTTCTGATGTAGAGGAGCACCTAGATGAAACAGCTTTTGTCCATGAAAGAGATGAGCAGAATTCTCTACATTCTATGGAAGTAGTTTATCACCTAATTTTGGAGGGACTCGATGTCTCGTATACAATTGATCATGATGGTAATGTCATTGTAAAAAAGGTATCAACCTCTGCTGTCTTGGACAATAAGCTTAATTCTCACAATTACTTGACATGGAAAGACGAGCTGCGCTGA